CGGTCACCGCGCCAATCGCATCGGCCGAAAAATTGTGGCGGCCGGACATATTCATCCCCAGGAAATCGCCGGGGAGCGCAAAGCCCACAATCTGCCGCCGTCCGTCCGGCAGCAGTTTGTAGAGCCGCATCACCCCTTCAAGGAGATTGTAGAACGAGGTCGTGATGTCCTCTTCGGAGAACGCGGTCTCTCCCGCAGCGAAATGGACGCGACGCCCGAGATGCTCGAACTCCCTGAGCTCGGCCGGGTCCAACGACGCACAAACCGCAAAGCCGCGGACCGCACAATCGCTGCAAAAATGGCCATTCGGCTCAATCATCGTCACCGAAGTTCTCATCCACCGCTCCCGGCGCCGCCGGATCTCCGTACCTGACGGTACCCACCGCGCGGAGTGCATTTTACTGCATCACGCCAAAGTCGATTGACCCAGATCAAATTTGACGCCCATCCCCGCCCTATTCTGCTTCGAGAATTCGACGGGACCGATTTCCATGCTGCAAAACACGTTGTGCCACACCCTGATTGGGCTGCTTCTGATCACCCCGCGCTCGCTGCGCCGACCGCCGAACAACGCGGCAAGGCTTATGCGCGGGCCAATTGTGCGCACTGCCATGCAATCGACCGTCGTTCCGAAAGCCCGCTCAAGATTCCTCAGCCGTTCAGGACCCTGCATCAACGCTACCCGATCGATACCCTCAAGGAAGCGCTCGCCGAAGGCATCTATACCGGCCACGCCGACATGCCCGCCTTCGAGCTCGATCCGGACCGGATCCACGACCTTCTGTCCTATTTCAAAACGCTCGAATAGGCCGTTGGCGGCCCTACACCGCCTGCACCGTCCAACCGATCAGTTCTTTTGCGATGCGTGCGAAGGCCGCGTCGAACGCCGCGACCGCGGCAGCCGGCTCGACCTTGTCGAGCTTCTCGCTGGTCTCGACCAGACGTGACGCGATCACCTTGCCATTCTTGTCGACGATCCGCGCCGACAGTCCGATCTCGACCCGGGTCTCACCGTCCGTGGCGATCCGGAAGCGCCTGATGTCGATCAGGAGCTGGCAGTCCGCCTGCCCGAGGTCGGCCGAGCGCAGCGGGGCGTGGGCGATATCGTAGTTCTCGAAACTGTCGATCAGCCGCGCCTGCATCAGTTTTGGAATGCTGTCCGCCCACATGAAGTCCGCAAAGCCAGAATTGTCACCAACTGGCGAGAATAGCATGCGCTGCGTCTGGAGCATCGCGACAGCGGTCGGCTCGGGAATGGCCAGCGAAGCCGTTAGCGTCTTGCCGGCCGGCCCGAGATTTTGCGGGCTGCGGAGATCATAGGTGATCTTCTGCGTGGGCGTCCCACCGCCGGTCATCTTCTCGAGGCCCGCCAGAATGCCGTCGAGCTTGCCGGTGTTGCGCGCGAGGCCGTCGGAGAACGTCTTGAAATTCGCAATCGTATCCTTCAGAGGGCCGGAATTGTCCTCCAGCACGGTGTCGACGCGCCGCAGTGCATCGCGCGCCGCCTGTGTCATGCTCTGGCCCGCGCCGGCTTCCGCGATCAAGGTCAGGGGCTCGCCCGACCTGGCGACAATCATGCCGCCCTCCAGTGTTACCACCGGCACGCCGGTCAGACCCTGGAAATCGAGGCCAACCTTGGTGTCGGTGCGCACCGGCGTCGCAGAGGCGACCGAGATCGTCGCGTTGACGAAGCGCGGATTGTCCAGCGCAAGGCCAAGCTGCGTCACCTCACCGACACGGATGCCGTTGAACAGCACGCCGGCGCCGACCAGAAGACCCGGCACCGGCCCCTGGAACTGCACGTGGTAATTCGTGCGCGGCCCGATGCCGCCAGTGTTGTTCAGCCAATAGACGAAGCCGAACACCGCAAGGATCGCGGCCAGCACGAAAGTGCCGATCAGCACATAGGGAGCGCGGGTTTCCATGTCTCATCTCATCTGTGGTTGCAACATCTGCGAGCGCTTGCCGTGGAAATAGGCGCGCACCCAGGGATGCTCGGACTGCAGCAGTTCGCGCATCGGACCGATCGCCACGATCCTGCCGTCGGCGAGCGCGGCGACCCGGTCGCAGACAGTGGTGAGGCTCGCGAGATCATGGGTGACCATGAAGACGGTGAGGCCCAAAGTCTTCTGCAGCGTCCTGATCAACGCGTCGAAATCTCCGGCGGCGATCGGATCAAGGCCGGAGGTCGGCTCGTCGAGGAAGAGGATCGGCGGATCGAGCGCGAGTGCGCGCGCCAGCGCCACGCGCTTGGTCATGCCGCCGGAGAGTTCCGACGGATATTTGTCGCCATCCTGCGGACGCAACCCGACCATCTCGAGCTTGGCGATCGCCATCTCGTTCATCAGCTCCTGTGACAGCACGAGATTTTCGCGAAGCGGAAATTGTATGTTCT
This Bradyrhizobium diazoefficiens DNA region includes the following protein-coding sequences:
- a CDS encoding ABC transporter ATP-binding protein: MPEPKDELAIRVSDLVVGFGRQTVLDHLSLDVRRGEILGLVGASGGGKSVLMRTIIGLIPRRGGTIEIMGQPIGGPHDRGTAATWGILFQQGALFSSLTVRQNIQFPLRENLVLSQELMNEMAIAKLEMVGLRPQDGDKYPSELSGGMTKRVALARALALDPPILFLDEPTSGLDPIAAGDFDALIRTLQKTLGLTVFMVTHDLASLTTVCDRVAALADGRIVAIGPMRELLQSEHPWVRAYFHGKRSQMLQPQMR
- a CDS encoding ABC-type transport auxiliary lipoprotein family protein, producing the protein METRAPYVLIGTFVLAAILAVFGFVYWLNNTGGIGPRTNYHVQFQGPVPGLLVGAGVLFNGIRVGEVTQLGLALDNPRFVNATISVASATPVRTDTKVGLDFQGLTGVPVVTLEGGMIVARSGEPLTLIAEAGAGQSMTQAARDALRRVDTVLEDNSGPLKDTIANFKTFSDGLARNTGKLDGILAGLEKMTGGGTPTQKITYDLRSPQNLGPAGKTLTASLAIPEPTAVAMLQTQRMLFSPVGDNSGFADFMWADSIPKLMQARLIDSFENYDIAHAPLRSADLGQADCQLLIDIRRFRIATDGETRVEIGLSARIVDKNGKVIASRLVETSEKLDKVEPAAAVAAFDAAFARIAKELIGWTVQAV